A single genomic interval of Gemmatimonadota bacterium harbors:
- a CDS encoding DNA-3-methyladenine glycosylase, translated as MPAERVRSAVLEEPSFSKAFFLRPVPEVARDLLGALLISEVDTVVSGTVVETEAYGGPEDPASHAAVHAGITSRNASMFGPPGRVYVYRSYGLHWCLNVVTGGVGEPGAVLIRGIEPVSGAETMAERRRGRAPLAAGPGRLTQALGVTGELDGHDLSRPPLRLIPGMDVDERSVGRSGRIGLSRATDRQYRFYLRGSTGVTP; from the coding sequence CTGCCGGCTGAGCGGGTGCGTTCGGCGGTTCTCGAGGAGCCTTCCTTTTCCAAGGCATTTTTTCTCCGACCCGTACCTGAGGTCGCGCGCGATCTCCTGGGAGCCCTGCTGATCTCCGAGGTCGACACCGTCGTCAGCGGAACCGTCGTCGAGACCGAAGCTTACGGCGGCCCCGAAGATCCCGCCTCCCACGCGGCGGTTCACGCCGGGATCACCTCCCGGAACGCCTCCATGTTCGGGCCGCCGGGCCGCGTCTACGTCTACCGGAGCTACGGCCTGCACTGGTGCCTCAACGTCGTGACCGGTGGAGTGGGCGAACCGGGCGCCGTCCTCATCCGCGGAATCGAGCCAGTGTCTGGAGCGGAGACCATGGCGGAGCGTCGCCGGGGCCGTGCTCCCCTCGCCGCCGGACCCGGCCGCCTCACCCAGGCGCTGGGGGTCACGGGCGAGCTCGACGGACACGACCTCTCCCGGCCGCCGTTGCGCCTGATCCCGGGTATGGACGTGGACGAAAGGTCGGTCGGACGTTCCGGCCGTATCGGCCTCAGCCGGGCGACGGACCGGCAGTATCGCTTCTACCTCAGGGGCTCCACCGGAGTTACACCATGA
- a CDS encoding NYN domain-containing protein, which produces MPGSPYVESPHAALLIDFDNVTLGMRSDLSKDLKALLESDIIKGKVSVRRAYADWRRYPQYIVPLSEASVDLIFAPAYGSNKKNATDIRMAIDGIELVFVRPEIGTYILLTGDSDFSSLVLKLKEYGKYVIGVGMQESSSDILVQNCDEYYSYTSLTGLQKTSELQRVKRDPWNLVTVALDKMVQRGDVMRSDRLKQVMREIDPGFDESDLGFGKFSKFLLEAQKRGVVDLSKVEAGQYEIAHSRSGGHSVGRSSAGPNANAARPPSGSGGRRSRPSRRRTPQAQGKPAAARPEKATTRPATAARPDPEPPTRAEEPKQTDRPAESDRSSDSAGPAVTGAASRETGTAKQATASATGSTRPSRSRRKPPRKPEPMAASGSERVKPSDQPAEPELVVDEIGPEPDAGPDRSRGRNGGKGLRGGGTRRRGGNALTDIFAASAASGRGTGPEERPDGGKSPTVGKRPTDERKPTGGRRSTAKKGPTDRPGPAAGRRTPAGRNAKAAGRTPAAKTAASGQDPTNGEKPSGGAAADFDPKALRLPTDPAAVRRYLANRYRGVGEKTAATLIENFGPELFRILAEEPGRLKGVIPPKRAEQLLTAWNKDYDTRRAAG; this is translated from the coding sequence GTGCCCGGCTCCCCGTACGTGGAGTCTCCGCACGCAGCCCTCCTCATCGACTTCGACAACGTCACGCTGGGAATGCGCAGCGACCTGTCGAAGGACCTCAAAGCCCTTCTTGAGTCGGACATCATCAAGGGGAAGGTCAGCGTCCGGCGCGCCTACGCCGACTGGCGCAGGTACCCTCAGTACATCGTGCCTCTCTCCGAGGCCTCGGTAGATCTCATCTTCGCCCCGGCCTACGGGAGCAACAAGAAGAACGCCACCGACATCCGGATGGCGATCGACGGCATCGAGCTCGTCTTCGTGCGCCCCGAGATCGGCACGTACATCCTGCTGACCGGCGATTCCGATTTCTCCTCGCTGGTACTGAAGCTCAAGGAGTACGGCAAGTACGTCATCGGCGTGGGGATGCAGGAGTCGAGCTCCGACATCCTGGTACAGAACTGCGACGAGTACTACTCCTACACGAGTCTCACCGGACTTCAGAAGACCTCCGAGCTCCAGCGAGTGAAGCGAGATCCATGGAATCTCGTAACCGTCGCCCTCGACAAGATGGTGCAGCGCGGCGACGTCATGCGCTCCGACAGGCTGAAGCAGGTGATGCGCGAGATCGACCCCGGCTTCGACGAGAGCGATTTGGGCTTCGGGAAGTTCAGCAAGTTCCTGCTGGAGGCGCAGAAGCGCGGGGTGGTCGATCTGAGCAAGGTCGAAGCCGGTCAGTACGAGATCGCCCATTCCCGATCCGGCGGACACTCGGTGGGGCGGAGTTCCGCTGGTCCCAACGCCAACGCGGCCCGGCCGCCGAGCGGCTCGGGCGGGCGGCGAAGCCGGCCTTCGAGGCGGCGAACGCCTCAGGCTCAAGGCAAGCCGGCTGCTGCCCGTCCGGAGAAGGCCACGACTCGTCCCGCGACGGCGGCACGTCCCGACCCCGAACCGCCGACGAGGGCCGAGGAACCGAAGCAGACGGACAGGCCGGCGGAGTCAGATCGCTCATCGGACAGCGCCGGGCCCGCAGTCACTGGGGCAGCGTCGCGGGAGACCGGAACGGCCAAGCAGGCGACCGCATCCGCCACCGGATCCACCCGGCCGTCGAGATCGCGTCGGAAGCCGCCCCGCAAGCCTGAGCCCATGGCCGCCTCCGGGAGCGAGCGGGTGAAACCGTCCGACCAACCGGCCGAGCCCGAGCTCGTCGTCGATGAAATCGGACCGGAGCCGGATGCCGGGCCCGACCGCTCGCGCGGCCGGAACGGCGGAAAAGGCCTCAGGGGCGGTGGCACGCGCAGGCGCGGGGGGAACGCGTTGACCGACATTTTCGCCGCTTCCGCCGCCTCCGGTCGCGGTACGGGACCCGAAGAGAGGCCGGACGGCGGCAAGAGCCCGACTGTCGGGAAGAGGCCGACCGACGAACGGAAACCGACCGGCGGACGGCGGTCGACCGCGAAGAAGGGACCTACCGACCGGCCCGGACCTGCCGCTGGAAGGCGGACCCCGGCTGGAAGAAACGCCAAGGCCGCCGGGCGGACGCCGGCTGCGAAGACGGCGGCTTCCGGGCAGGACCCGACGAACGGCGAGAAGCCCAGCGGCGGGGCCGCCGCCGACTTCGACCCGAAGGCGCTCAGGCTTCCCACCGATCCGGCCGCTGTCCGCCGCTACCTCGCCAACCGCTACCGCGGCGTCGGCGAGAAGACGGCCGCGACCCTCATCGAGAACTTCGGGCCCGAACTCTTCCGCATACTGGCCGAGGAGCCCGGCAGGCTGAAAGGCGTGATCCCGCCTAAGCGAGCAGAGCAGTTGCTGACGGCCTGGAACAAGGATTACGACACTCGCCGAGCTGCCGGCTGA
- the aroB gene encoding 3-dehydroquinate synthase, producing the protein MSDRRRESGGSEAVLPAREIRVSSRFGSYPVIVSADSLSDLPAALIERAPAHRYAVISDSNVARLHADKIAGLLEGSGLVAKLFTFPAGEAHKNRETWASLTDAMLEAGMGRDTCVVGVGGGVTGDLAGFVAATFMRGISLVQIPTSYLAMVDASVGGKVGVDAPWGKNLIGAFHSPRLVWSDPALLATLPSEERAHGLVEAVKHGAVLSPSHLGAIRGLAAPLLECEPSAAAAVVADSVAIKADVVGRDELEGSYREILNFGHTIAHAVEAATDYRVSHGRAVAWGMMVESVLGERLGVTEPGTADRIRTSVVELGVDPAVGGEVDSDEIVRRLDADKKARKGSARFVFLRRIGEVARVEDGRWSRTVPEEEVRRALEAVAGPIG; encoded by the coding sequence ATGAGCGACCGCAGGCGGGAGTCGGGCGGGTCGGAAGCCGTCCTGCCGGCCCGGGAGATACGGGTCTCGTCGCGCTTCGGATCCTACCCGGTGATCGTCTCGGCCGACAGCCTCTCCGATCTTCCCGCCGCGCTGATCGAGCGTGCGCCTGCCCATCGCTACGCGGTAATCTCAGACTCCAACGTGGCCCGGCTCCATGCCGATAAGATCGCGGGTCTGCTCGAGGGCTCCGGCCTCGTCGCTAAGCTGTTCACCTTCCCGGCAGGAGAGGCGCACAAGAACCGAGAGACCTGGGCGTCCCTGACCGATGCCATGCTGGAGGCGGGGATGGGGCGCGACACCTGCGTGGTCGGCGTCGGCGGTGGCGTGACCGGCGATCTCGCCGGCTTCGTCGCGGCGACTTTCATGCGCGGGATCTCCCTCGTTCAGATTCCGACGAGCTACCTCGCCATGGTCGACGCGTCGGTGGGCGGGAAGGTGGGCGTCGATGCGCCCTGGGGGAAGAACCTGATCGGCGCGTTCCACTCGCCGCGACTTGTGTGGTCCGATCCGGCGCTCCTTGCCACGCTCCCTTCGGAAGAACGCGCCCACGGCCTTGTGGAGGCGGTCAAGCACGGAGCCGTCCTCTCACCGTCTCACCTGGGTGCGATTCGCGGGCTCGCCGCCCCGCTCCTCGAATGCGAGCCCTCGGCCGCCGCCGCCGTCGTGGCGGATTCGGTCGCCATCAAGGCGGACGTGGTCGGACGCGACGAGCTGGAAGGGAGTTACCGCGAGATCCTGAATTTCGGCCACACCATCGCGCATGCCGTCGAGGCCGCGACCGACTATCGGGTCAGCCACGGTCGGGCCGTGGCGTGGGGCATGATGGTGGAGTCAGTGCTCGGCGAGCGCTTGGGCGTCACGGAGCCGGGAACGGCGGACCGGATCCGGACGAGCGTGGTTGAGCTGGGCGTCGATCCGGCTGTCGGCGGGGAGGTCGACTCCGACGAGATCGTGCGACGGCTGGACGCCGACAAGAAGGCGAGGAAGGGCAGCGCCCGTTTCGTTTTCCTTCGACGGATCGGCGAAGTGGCCCGCGTCGAGGACGGTCGGTGGAGTCGGACCGTGCCGGAAGAGGAGGTGCGGAGGGCGCTCGAGGCCGTCGCCGGTCCGATCGGGTGA
- a CDS encoding GWxTD domain-containing protein encodes MSVIAALLAAPCSADAELLSNAAEQTADPEPAVAVTDLYERGKELASEERWQEALDLWSSATDSLPVGVSDPRIGPAFIAAAIRSGAEDRLGEASSLYLWSFTGDVPGSLSSFILEEARRIVPILPRRDSISWQDHIPENSDDDPERYRGLAHRIARFWIERDPTPDTPLNERLVEHWRRIVEARSRFVRHNRSPYRTDDRGTVFVKFGPPDDAIGGTLGGSEAELRIRVTDREWMARMRRLDPHPDFALWRYRDLNPFEMTYFLFGNVRGSGPFELVRGPLDLVSDQARARGSRNLTPGGVRGQYYLELFYYHDLAVLGGHYSKRFGELSDLWDGYTLRRNVFGANGRPSPTGPTLETYSIRYEQEDRYHPPGAPVVRAKSDFEGSSRATELVLQAVRVLDAENRPNVVFQSLAAPRLVLDGHGDRRRAFMTPIRDTRHVLLLRDRTLREAGRTSRDAPAASGGIAVFRLFHPDQPMHVSVYAEAIGEPVAAFDTLSLVGADHVYLENPLSTDRFEMSDIAVGRPLGLGGRDDIFAESSTLPFPLLPARHMWPGDLMRVYVELYGLRADSLESGYELGFRLTQLDLDGRPVSGDPVTIGIPMEGTTTRVARWIDVNLDDFEAGSYLLEVEATDLLGGESIVRRAAIEIMERR; translated from the coding sequence GTGTCAGTGATCGCGGCGCTTCTGGCAGCTCCGTGCTCGGCCGACGCCGAGCTGCTCTCGAACGCTGCGGAGCAGACTGCGGATCCCGAGCCTGCGGTCGCCGTCACGGACCTTTACGAGCGCGGAAAAGAGCTGGCCTCGGAAGAGCGATGGCAGGAGGCCCTGGATCTCTGGTCGAGCGCGACCGACTCTCTGCCTGTCGGAGTCTCGGATCCCCGAATCGGACCCGCCTTCATCGCGGCCGCGATCAGGAGCGGTGCGGAGGACCGGTTGGGAGAGGCTTCCTCTCTCTACCTCTGGTCCTTCACCGGCGACGTACCCGGGTCGCTCTCGTCCTTCATACTGGAGGAGGCCCGCCGGATCGTCCCCATCCTGCCGCGCCGGGACTCCATCTCCTGGCAGGATCATATCCCGGAGAACTCGGACGACGATCCCGAACGCTACCGTGGGCTGGCGCACAGGATCGCCCGATTCTGGATCGAGCGCGATCCCACCCCGGACACGCCCCTGAACGAGAGGCTCGTCGAGCATTGGCGGCGGATCGTGGAAGCCCGCTCGCGCTTCGTGCGCCACAACCGCAGCCCTTACCGCACCGACGACCGCGGCACCGTCTTCGTCAAGTTCGGACCTCCTGACGATGCCATCGGAGGCACTCTAGGCGGAAGCGAGGCCGAGCTGCGCATCCGGGTCACCGACCGCGAATGGATGGCAAGGATGCGGCGTCTCGATCCGCACCCGGACTTCGCACTCTGGAGATACCGGGACCTGAACCCCTTCGAGATGACCTATTTCCTCTTCGGGAACGTGCGGGGATCCGGTCCGTTCGAGCTCGTCCGCGGGCCGCTCGACCTCGTGAGCGACCAGGCAAGGGCGCGGGGCTCGCGCAACCTCACTCCCGGCGGCGTGAGAGGACAATACTATCTGGAACTTTTCTACTACCACGACCTCGCGGTCCTAGGGGGCCATTACAGCAAGCGCTTCGGAGAGCTCTCGGATCTGTGGGACGGCTACACCCTCAGGCGAAACGTCTTCGGCGCGAACGGCAGGCCCTCACCCACCGGACCGACCCTCGAAACGTATTCGATCCGTTACGAACAGGAGGATCGCTACCATCCGCCCGGGGCACCGGTCGTTCGTGCCAAGTCCGACTTCGAGGGCAGCTCGCGGGCGACGGAGCTCGTCCTACAGGCAGTTCGCGTGCTCGACGCCGAAAACCGCCCGAACGTCGTCTTCCAGTCGCTCGCCGCACCCCGCCTTGTCCTGGACGGTCACGGCGACCGCCGGAGAGCCTTCATGACGCCGATAAGGGACACCCGGCACGTGCTGTTGCTCCGCGACCGCACCCTGCGCGAAGCCGGCAGAACCTCGCGCGACGCGCCTGCGGCCTCGGGCGGGATCGCGGTCTTCCGGCTCTTCCATCCGGACCAGCCCATGCACGTGAGCGTCTACGCCGAAGCGATCGGCGAGCCGGTGGCCGCTTTCGACACTCTGTCGCTTGTCGGAGCCGACCACGTCTATCTTGAAAATCCGCTCTCGACCGATCGGTTCGAGATGAGCGACATCGCCGTCGGGAGACCCCTCGGGCTCGGAGGGCGCGACGACATCTTCGCCGAGAGTTCGACGCTCCCGTTTCCGCTTCTGCCCGCGCGGCACATGTGGCCCGGCGACCTGATGCGCGTCTACGTAGAGCTCTACGGCCTGCGGGCCGATTCGCTGGAGTCCGGTTACGAGCTTGGATTCCGCCTCACCCAACTCGACCTGGACGGCCGCCCCGTATCCGGCGATCCGGTCACCATTGGAATTCCGATGGAAGGCACCACCACTCGGGTGGCACGATGGATCGACGTGAACCTCGACGACTTCGAAGCCGGCAGCTACCTGCTGGAGGTGGAGGCGACCGATCTCCTCGGGGGGGAGTCGATCGTCCGGAGAGCCGCGATAGAAATAATGGAGCGGCGCTGA
- a CDS encoding M23 family metallopeptidase, whose amino-acid sequence MTGRRGAAVRLVLAAGTVSMLSCALPRWPVDAPLSSPFAARVLGGTADVHRGVDLLVPAGTEVRAMYRGRVKLAGSLQGYGLAVMLDHGDGLESLYAHLSEIRVQTGESIRDGAVIGLSGSSGNADGAHLHFEVWMGGRPVDPVRFFGGPPGESR is encoded by the coding sequence GTGACGGGTCGCCGTGGCGCAGCTGTCCGCCTCGTTCTGGCCGCCGGCACGGTCTCCATGCTCTCCTGCGCTCTCCCGCGCTGGCCCGTCGACGCGCCGCTGTCGTCGCCTTTCGCGGCGCGAGTTCTTGGCGGAACCGCCGACGTCCACCGCGGAGTCGATCTTCTCGTTCCCGCAGGCACGGAGGTCCGAGCCATGTACCGGGGGCGGGTGAAGCTCGCCGGTTCTCTCCAAGGTTACGGACTGGCGGTCATGCTCGATCACGGCGATGGCCTCGAGAGCCTTTACGCCCACCTGTCGGAGATCCGCGTGCAAACGGGCGAGTCGATCCGCGACGGAGCGGTGATCGGGCTGAGCGGCAGCTCCGGCAATGCGGACGGAGCGCACCTTCACTTCGAGGTTTGGATGGGAGGCCGACCGGTGGACCCGGTTCGCTTCTTCGGGGGGCCGCCCGGCGAAAGTCGGTGA
- a CDS encoding C4-dicarboxylate ABC transporter: MTDPNWTSLLPPLLAIGLAIWTRQVYVSLAAGLWLGFTMLSGWNPLSGLSGAVDGAVAVFGDSGNASVIMFTLVMGALIATVEASGGVKGFVGFLERRRWVNNARRSHFLAWITGCVIFIESNITVLVAGSIARPLFDRYRSSREKLAYIIDSTSAPVCILVPANAWFAYVVSQLDGLGVENPFAVFLDTILINFYAIVAIIFVLAVVWFGIDIGPMRRAEERAAAGRQLWPGSTPMVDEEILSPAANDRIPPRAVNMVLPILTMVGMMPVGLLITGDGRMTEGSGSTSVLWASLAGLVVAWALMLVQRGFDLQGLVKVALKGAGGLVPLALILLLALALGAVVKELGTGVYVAQVTAGTMPNFVYLPLVFIVAGGIAFSTGTSWGTFAIMLPIAVPAAAALDLPLAPFVAASLSGGIFGDHCSPISDTTIISSMASATDHIDHVRTQLPYALAGGTAAAALFAALGATL; this comes from the coding sequence ATGACCGATCCGAACTGGACTTCGCTCCTGCCTCCGCTGCTCGCCATCGGACTGGCGATCTGGACTCGGCAGGTCTACGTCTCCCTGGCGGCCGGTCTCTGGCTCGGCTTCACCATGCTCTCGGGTTGGAATCCGCTTTCGGGGCTCTCGGGCGCCGTCGACGGCGCCGTCGCGGTCTTCGGCGACAGCGGAAACGCCAGCGTCATCATGTTCACCCTTGTGATGGGGGCGCTCATCGCGACGGTCGAGGCGTCGGGAGGGGTAAAGGGCTTCGTAGGCTTCCTGGAGAGGCGGCGCTGGGTCAACAACGCCAGACGCTCGCACTTTCTCGCCTGGATCACCGGTTGCGTCATTTTCATCGAGTCGAACATCACCGTGCTCGTCGCCGGATCCATCGCTCGCCCGCTCTTCGATCGTTACCGGAGCTCCCGCGAGAAGCTCGCCTACATCATCGACTCGACCTCAGCTCCGGTCTGCATCCTGGTTCCGGCGAACGCCTGGTTCGCCTACGTCGTCTCGCAACTCGACGGCCTCGGCGTCGAAAACCCCTTCGCAGTTTTCCTCGACACCATCCTCATCAACTTCTACGCCATTGTTGCGATCATTTTCGTGCTGGCGGTCGTCTGGTTCGGGATAGACATCGGTCCCATGAGGCGCGCCGAGGAACGTGCGGCCGCTGGAAGGCAGCTCTGGCCAGGCAGCACGCCCATGGTGGACGAGGAGATCCTCTCGCCCGCCGCGAACGACCGAATACCGCCGCGAGCCGTCAACATGGTTCTGCCCATCCTGACCATGGTGGGCATGATGCCTGTCGGTCTCCTCATAACCGGCGACGGCCGCATGACCGAAGGGTCGGGCAGCACCAGCGTGCTCTGGGCGTCGCTGGCGGGGCTCGTCGTCGCTTGGGCGCTGATGCTGGTCCAACGGGGCTTCGATCTCCAGGGCCTCGTCAAGGTGGCGCTCAAGGGCGCGGGCGGGCTCGTTCCTCTGGCCCTCATCCTGCTGTTGGCGCTCGCGCTGGGAGCCGTCGTGAAAGAGCTGGGGACTGGCGTCTACGTCGCTCAGGTCACGGCTGGGACGATGCCCAACTTCGTCTACCTCCCGCTCGTCTTCATCGTCGCCGGCGGGATCGCGTTCTCGACCGGCACGAGCTGGGGAACCTTCGCGATCATGCTTCCCATCGCGGTACCTGCGGCGGCCGCGCTCGATCTTCCTCTTGCGCCTTTCGTAGCCGCGTCGCTCTCCGGCGGGATCTTCGGCGACCACTGCTCACCCATCAGCGACACCACCATCATCTCATCAATGGCTTCCGCGACGGATCACATCGATCACGTCCGCACCCAGCTTCCCTACGCGCTCGCCGGCGGGACTGCGGCCGCAGCTCTCTTCGCCGCTCTGGGGGCGACCTTGTGA
- a CDS encoding molybdopterin molybdotransferase MoeA translates to MKADWLSFDEALERVLNGASVLETVESGIDSALGRVLAEPLSARATIPASANSAMDGYAARSDSVLGATPENPARLEVKGRIAAGMSAAGVRVGAGEAVAIMTGAPVPEGADSVIRVEHTSGWRQEGEVVSVTAGSDAGRNIRLAGGDARAGETVLSAGTVVTPGAVAVATAFGHDSLKVVRAPHVRVLVTGDELAPNERYREVIEGIAVPDSNGPMLVAQARSSGAAAEGHALVGDDPDELRRVIDAARCADALVVSGGASMGDRDLVKGVLGEFGFELDFWRVRMRPGSPVGFGFLDDLPVFSLPGNPASAFVTFETLVRPFIRGLAGFDPPVPFRIRAVAGEELGSTARMTVFQRVRLNGEEPVATLSGRQGSGLVRSLGSADGLAVLPEGVKEVPCGERVEVIATGCGMYGL, encoded by the coding sequence GTGAAGGCCGACTGGCTCTCGTTCGACGAGGCCCTGGAGCGAGTTCTGAACGGAGCTTCGGTCCTTGAGACGGTCGAAAGCGGGATCGACTCCGCACTGGGAAGGGTTCTCGCGGAGCCGTTAAGCGCACGTGCGACCATCCCCGCTTCCGCAAACTCGGCGATGGACGGCTACGCCGCTCGGTCCGATAGCGTGCTCGGCGCGACCCCTGAGAACCCGGCGCGGCTGGAGGTGAAGGGTCGGATCGCAGCCGGGATGAGCGCGGCCGGCGTGCGGGTGGGAGCGGGCGAGGCCGTGGCGATCATGACTGGAGCTCCCGTGCCCGAAGGCGCGGACTCGGTGATCCGGGTCGAACACACCTCCGGGTGGAGGCAGGAAGGGGAAGTGGTGTCGGTGACCGCCGGGAGCGACGCCGGACGCAACATTCGGCTCGCCGGAGGAGACGCCCGCGCCGGAGAGACGGTCCTGTCGGCGGGAACGGTCGTGACGCCGGGGGCCGTCGCGGTCGCGACCGCATTCGGGCACGACTCCTTGAAGGTCGTGCGCGCTCCGCATGTGCGGGTCCTGGTGACAGGCGACGAACTCGCTCCGAACGAGCGTTACCGGGAGGTTATCGAGGGTATCGCGGTTCCCGATTCCAACGGTCCCATGCTGGTCGCACAGGCTCGAAGCTCGGGTGCCGCGGCGGAGGGACACGCTCTGGTCGGCGACGACCCGGACGAACTCCGACGGGTGATCGACGCGGCGCGCTGCGCGGACGCGCTGGTCGTCTCCGGGGGAGCCTCCATGGGGGACCGCGATCTGGTGAAGGGCGTCCTCGGCGAATTCGGCTTCGAGCTCGACTTCTGGCGGGTGCGGATGCGCCCGGGAAGCCCGGTGGGATTCGGCTTCCTCGACGATCTTCCGGTCTTTTCGCTACCCGGCAACCCGGCTTCGGCCTTCGTGACCTTCGAGACCCTCGTGCGTCCCTTTATTCGAGGGCTCGCCGGGTTCGACCCTCCCGTGCCTTTCAGAATAAGAGCGGTGGCCGGCGAGGAGCTCGGCTCTACTGCGCGGATGACCGTTTTCCAGCGTGTGCGTCTGAACGGGGAGGAGCCGGTCGCGACGCTGTCGGGCCGGCAGGGATCCGGGCTGGTGCGCTCCCTGGGATCGGCAGACGGACTCGCGGTCTTGCCCGAGGGCGTGAAGGAGGTGCCGTGTGGCGAGCGGGTCGAGGTGATCGCGACCGGATGCGGCATGTACGGTCTGTGA
- a CDS encoding electron transfer flavoprotein subunit alpha/FixB family protein, which translates to MSGSHVAAFAETRDGTLTGAAGEVASTAVRLAGELDREARASVLAPEGPGGLETLGEYGVAEVLHGSHDAFASYNPEQWTAGFVELLRLDEPSVVLLPATALGKDLAPRVAATLGVPLIGDVTRIEVRNGALIATRPVFAGKALAEVRIDARPAVITLRPNVFSAERTGAGPAKVIVVTPSLSQPRMRTIERRAGGGELDVTEASTVVSGGRGMKGPEHWHLLEALRDALGGAATLGASRAVVDAGWRPHTEQVGQTGKTVSPKLYIAVGISGAIQHLAGMRSASTIVAVNRDPDAPIFKVADYGIVGDAFEVLPALSRAIAELKAGD; encoded by the coding sequence ATGAGCGGATCACATGTGGCGGCCTTCGCGGAGACTCGGGACGGTACGCTGACCGGAGCGGCAGGGGAGGTAGCTTCAACCGCCGTCAGGCTGGCAGGGGAGCTCGACCGCGAAGCACGGGCGTCGGTTCTGGCCCCGGAGGGCCCCGGAGGGCTGGAGACCTTGGGAGAGTACGGCGTCGCCGAGGTGCTGCACGGCAGCCACGACGCATTTGCGAGCTACAACCCCGAGCAGTGGACCGCCGGATTCGTCGAACTGCTGAGGTTGGACGAACCATCGGTGGTGCTGCTCCCGGCTACCGCCCTGGGCAAGGACTTGGCCCCGAGGGTGGCGGCTACCTTGGGCGTGCCGCTGATCGGCGACGTGACCCGGATCGAAGTCCGGAACGGCGCCTTGATTGCCACCAGACCGGTGTTCGCTGGCAAAGCCTTGGCCGAAGTGCGGATCGACGCACGTCCGGCCGTGATCACCCTTCGCCCGAACGTCTTCAGCGCGGAAAGGACGGGCGCCGGCCCGGCGAAGGTGATCGTGGTGACGCCCTCTCTTTCGCAGCCGAGGATGCGCACGATCGAGAGACGGGCGGGCGGGGGTGAACTCGATGTTACCGAGGCGTCCACGGTCGTGTCGGGCGGGCGCGGGATGAAGGGGCCTGAGCACTGGCACCTGCTGGAGGCTCTGCGGGACGCCCTCGGCGGCGCGGCGACGCTGGGGGCGTCGAGGGCCGTGGTGGACGCCGGCTGGCGTCCTCACACCGAACAGGTGGGACAGACCGGCAAGACCGTTTCCCCGAAACTGTACATCGCCGTAGGTATTTCCGGGGCGATCCAGCATCTTGCCGGGATGCGCTCGGCCTCCACCATCGTCGCCGTCAATCGCGACCCCGACGCACCAATCTTCAAGGTCGCCGACTACGGGATTGTGGGAGACGCATTCGAAGTGCTTCCGGCGCTCTCCCGGGCTATCGCCGAGCTGAAGGCGGGCGACTAG
- a CDS encoding electron transfer flavoprotein subunit beta/FixA family protein → MSELDIAVCVKRVPATDTRIRIAGSGAGIETAGVKYILSPYDEFAIEGALRLRDAAGGGRVSLVSFGAAAAQEQLRTGLAMGADSATLLAGDSDVDALATARVLAGWFSSLEEQGGASGLILLGVKAADYDQQQVGPMLGVLLDRPCVTGVVEVELRDGAVRCERETETGVEVVEVELPAVLTVTKGEYEPRFVSLRGIMAARRKPLLTGEAESAPSGAVVERLIAPPARPPGRVVGTGSEAVPELVRLLREEAHAI, encoded by the coding sequence GTGAGCGAGCTCGACATCGCCGTATGCGTCAAGCGCGTACCGGCCACGGACACCCGGATTCGTATTGCCGGCTCAGGTGCCGGCATAGAGACCGCCGGCGTGAAGTACATTCTGAGCCCCTACGACGAGTTCGCCATCGAAGGGGCTTTGCGCCTCCGGGACGCGGCCGGGGGTGGCAGGGTATCGCTGGTCTCCTTCGGCGCGGCAGCGGCGCAGGAGCAGTTGCGTACGGGACTGGCAATGGGCGCCGACTCCGCGACCCTGCTTGCCGGCGATTCCGATGTCGACGCGCTGGCGACTGCCCGCGTCCTCGCCGGTTGGTTCTCGTCGCTGGAAGAGCAGGGCGGCGCTTCTGGACTGATTCTGCTGGGAGTCAAGGCGGCGGATTACGACCAGCAGCAGGTGGGCCCCATGCTGGGCGTGCTCCTGGATCGACCCTGCGTGACCGGCGTCGTCGAAGTCGAGCTTCGCGACGGTGCGGTAAGATGCGAGCGTGAGACCGAGACCGGGGTGGAGGTCGTCGAGGTCGAGCTTCCGGCGGTTCTGACCGTCACCAAGGGGGAGTACGAGCCGCGCTTCGTCTCTCTCCGCGGCATCATGGCAGCGCGGCGCAAGCCCCTCCTTACCGGTGAAGCCGAGAGCGCACCGTCCGGTGCCGTCGTCGAGCGTCTGATCGCGCCGCCCGCGCGACCGCCGGGGCGCGTGGTGGGGACCGGAAGCGAGGCGGTACCCGAACTGGTACGCCTGCTGAGGGAGGAGGCGCACGCCATATGA